A region from the Candidatus Kryptoniota bacterium genome encodes:
- a CDS encoding dipeptidase gives MDREKLWGYVDSNRKIFLDELGALLRIESISADPLKKPEMHRCAEMVSQAMQNVGIENISIIQTEGNPLVYGEYMRPSNNTTILIYGHYDVQPVDPVNEWNTPPFEPTVKGDDLFGRGTTDDKGQLFVHLKAFEAYRKIVGDPPVNLKFIFEGEEEIGSIHLEPFIRSNSKLLKSDIVLISDTAMYGRDLPSICYGLRGMAYCEVSVENSAIDLHSGSFGGAVENPVHVLSSIISSLHDDNGRVSIPHFYDDVLEVSKEERREIARLPYSDSEFLRQSGAMAPHGERGFTTNERLWIRPTLDVNGIFGGFTGEGAKTIIPAKAVAKISMRLVPNQKSAVVLRLLEDYVREISPSTVRVAVRKMHSGEPALTPIDHPAVKGVAAALEEVFGKKPYYIREGGSIPEVITFQDVLGAPVVLLGFGLPDENSHAPNEHLYLNHFFGGIKTVAILYDKLADLMT, from the coding sequence TTGGATCGCGAGAAATTATGGGGCTATGTAGATTCGAATAGAAAGATATTCCTGGATGAACTCGGAGCTCTCCTTAGAATTGAGAGTATATCCGCCGATCCGCTGAAAAAACCTGAGATGCACCGATGCGCGGAGATGGTTTCGCAGGCGATGCAGAATGTCGGCATAGAGAACATCTCCATCATTCAGACGGAGGGAAATCCGCTCGTCTACGGAGAGTACATGCGCCCTTCGAATAACACCACCATTCTTATTTACGGACATTACGATGTCCAGCCTGTCGATCCTGTCAATGAATGGAACACTCCTCCGTTCGAGCCGACCGTAAAAGGCGACGACTTATTCGGACGAGGCACCACCGACGACAAGGGTCAACTTTTCGTTCACCTAAAGGCGTTTGAGGCGTACAGGAAGATCGTCGGCGATCCGCCAGTGAATTTGAAATTCATATTTGAGGGTGAAGAGGAAATAGGAAGCATTCATCTTGAACCGTTCATCAGATCGAACAGTAAGCTTCTCAAATCGGACATCGTACTGATTTCTGATACGGCCATGTACGGACGGGATCTTCCGTCTATCTGCTACGGGCTGAGAGGTATGGCGTATTGCGAAGTCAGCGTCGAAAATTCTGCCATCGACCTACACTCGGGCTCGTTCGGCGGCGCGGTCGAAAATCCCGTACATGTTCTGTCAAGTATCATTTCATCTCTTCATGACGATAACGGGCGGGTCTCAATCCCTCATTTTTACGACGATGTTCTCGAGGTGAGTAAAGAGGAGAGGCGCGAAATTGCCCGGCTTCCTTACTCAGACTCAGAATTCCTGCGACAATCCGGCGCGATGGCTCCGCATGGTGAGAGAGGATTCACCACCAACGAGCGTCTCTGGATAAGGCCCACTCTCGACGTGAACGGGATATTCGGAGGGTTCACAGGCGAAGGCGCGAAGACAATTATCCCTGCGAAGGCCGTCGCGAAGATCAGCATGAGGTTGGTTCCTAATCAGAAATCAGCTGTCGTGCTGAGGTTGCTCGAGGATTACGTCCGGGAAATTTCGCCGTCTACTGTCAGAGTTGCTGTCAGGAAAATGCACAGCGGCGAACCGGCGTTGACACCCATCGATCATCCCGCGGTAAAGGGTGTAGCTGCCGCACTTGAGGAGGTTTTCGGTAAAAAGCCCTACTATATCCGTGAGGGAGGCTCAATACCGGAGGTAATCACATTTCAGGATGTGCTGGGAGCTCCGGTCGTTCTCCTGGGCTTCGGACTTCCTGATGAAAACAGCCACGCTCCGAACGAGCACCTCTACCTGAATCATTTCTTCGGCGGAATCAAAACCGTCGCTATCCTTTATGACAAGCTTGCAGACCTGATGACATAA
- a CDS encoding S46 family peptidase, with amino-acid sequence MRNSHSRYASAFLFTALLALGGCTSYQATKPTSQNFLNPDTVKAGQYDNGKMWTFDYPPTQYFKEAYGFTPDKGWFDDARLGALRLAGCSASFISDDGLFLTNHHCARGALDKVNKPGEDLPDSGFYAPTLADERKVDGMYADQLVVIKDVTSEVQQAFESGTTDEEKVANRNAEIEKLQNQYWEQYKKDSPADSMVFQVVTFYNGGKYSLYGYKRYTDVRLVFAPQLIVAYFGGDYDNFTYPRYDVDFSLFRIYDNDKPFKSDHYFKWSEDGAKEGDPVFVIGNPGRTSRLLTVSQLEFNRDYQYPYIVDLLQAGMDTYTKMIEQHPEKKLDYQTRLFGISNSFKAYTGYLGGLRDPYLMARKKAFEKKFRDAVTANPSLEEKYGTVWDNIAAVQDGKAKLFEKLNALSPAGFGRSSYFSIANRLVQYANNMKMPDSSRPKMYRGAALDKMKAKFFPADFNADLEKLVLAHQLMQMQAGLGVSNESFNKLLGGRTPADAADYLTGSTSLGDSARVADLLNGTPDAILTSTDPFIQFVVETQQEMSSMRSQYEKLAAQEGAEGQLLGRAVFDVYGTSIPPDATFTLRIADGVVKGYEYNGTIAPTNTTYYGMYDRYYSFGKRYPFSLPGNWPNPPADFNLSTPLDFVATNDIIGGNSGSPVLNKDLQIVGLIFDGNIESLPGEYIYVDTYNRSVAVHSDAIPEALKYIYHADRLVNEIKSGKIQP; translated from the coding sequence ATGCGAAATTCCCACTCACGGTACGCATCCGCATTTCTATTCACGGCGTTGCTGGCGCTCGGGGGCTGCACGAGTTATCAGGCCACCAAACCGACGTCGCAAAATTTTCTTAACCCCGACACTGTAAAGGCGGGGCAGTACGACAACGGAAAAATGTGGACATTCGATTATCCACCGACACAATATTTCAAGGAAGCCTATGGTTTCACTCCCGACAAGGGCTGGTTCGATGACGCACGATTGGGAGCGTTGAGACTCGCCGGCTGTTCGGCGTCATTTATATCTGACGACGGCCTGTTCCTGACAAACCATCATTGCGCACGCGGCGCACTTGACAAAGTAAACAAGCCAGGTGAGGACTTGCCGGACAGCGGTTTCTACGCACCGACACTTGCCGACGAACGGAAGGTCGACGGGATGTACGCCGACCAGCTGGTCGTTATCAAGGATGTCACGTCAGAGGTCCAGCAGGCGTTCGAGAGCGGTACCACGGACGAAGAAAAAGTTGCAAACCGAAATGCTGAAATCGAAAAGCTGCAGAACCAGTATTGGGAACAATACAAGAAAGATTCGCCTGCGGATTCAATGGTCTTCCAGGTGGTTACGTTCTATAACGGTGGAAAATATTCGCTATACGGATATAAGCGTTATACAGATGTGAGACTCGTATTCGCGCCGCAACTAATCGTTGCGTATTTCGGGGGCGACTACGACAACTTCACTTATCCGCGCTACGATGTCGATTTCTCACTCTTTAGAATCTATGATAACGACAAGCCATTCAAGTCTGACCATTATTTCAAGTGGAGCGAGGACGGCGCAAAAGAAGGAGACCCTGTCTTCGTCATCGGGAATCCCGGAAGGACCAGCAGACTCCTGACTGTTTCACAGCTCGAGTTCAACAGGGATTACCAGTATCCGTATATTGTCGACCTGTTGCAGGCAGGAATGGACACATACACAAAGATGATCGAACAACATCCGGAAAAGAAGCTGGACTACCAGACGCGACTCTTTGGAATTTCCAACTCCTTCAAGGCTTACACGGGATATCTGGGCGGGTTGAGAGATCCTTATCTCATGGCAAGGAAGAAAGCGTTCGAAAAGAAATTCCGTGATGCTGTAACCGCAAATCCGTCTCTCGAAGAGAAATACGGAACGGTCTGGGACAACATAGCCGCAGTTCAGGACGGGAAAGCAAAACTTTTTGAAAAGCTTAACGCGCTCAGCCCGGCCGGCTTCGGCAGGTCATCGTATTTCTCCATCGCAAATCGTCTGGTGCAATACGCCAACAACATGAAGATGCCCGACTCCAGCCGTCCTAAGATGTATCGGGGTGCAGCACTCGACAAAATGAAGGCGAAATTCTTCCCCGCGGATTTCAACGCGGATCTCGAGAAGCTGGTTCTGGCCCATCAACTTATGCAGATGCAGGCTGGACTCGGAGTAAGCAACGAATCATTCAATAAACTACTCGGCGGCAGAACGCCCGCGGATGCGGCGGATTATTTGACAGGCTCTACCTCACTCGGAGACAGCGCGAGGGTTGCCGACCTGCTAAACGGCACTCCGGATGCCATCCTGACTTCTACAGATCCTTTCATACAATTTGTCGTCGAAACGCAACAGGAAATGTCGTCCATGAGATCGCAGTATGAGAAACTAGCAGCGCAGGAAGGTGCAGAAGGACAATTGCTCGGCAGAGCAGTGTTCGACGTATACGGCACCTCGATCCCACCCGACGCGACATTCACACTGCGAATTGCAGACGGAGTGGTGAAGGGATACGAATATAACGGGACGATTGCTCCTACGAATACCACCTACTATGGAATGTACGACAGATACTATTCGTTCGGAAAAAGATATCCGTTCTCTCTTCCGGGCAACTGGCCCAATCCTCCGGCTGATTTCAACCTGAGCACGCCTCTGGACTTCGTTGCGACGAACGACATCATCGGCGGAAATTCGGGAAGCCCTGTGCTGAATAAGGATCTCCAAATTGTCGGATTGATATTCGACGGGAACATTGAGAGCCTTCCGGGTGAGTACATTTATGTAGACACTTACAACCGCTCTGTGGCAGTACATTCTGATGCCATTCCTGAGGCGTTGAAGTACATTTACCACGCCGACCGGCTTGTGAATGAAATCAAATCGGGAAAAATACAACCGTAA
- a CDS encoding PsbP-related protein, with amino-acid sequence MYLRITERVLVFLSLSIAFVACQKSGPVALPPLTDYRDGSNLFAIKIPAAWQQSSEPGNLNLYNTQDAWNRFADPTTNSKTAVRIHVYAEPAGAKKLDEVAESFKSELRQEQAQIDPDVPTTISGVPAVKIPYQLKLDDKNTIYSYRVLAVSDSNTYGYECDGFNQDFKNYSDVFDSIMLTYRIIPKAVQTQQLPEDLIPSQVFSTYQNDVFAIQYPDNFKAASLPASGDIQSSEKFSGYRSDCTIQVDVLDAKKLTVQKVFDQNKGKYPNVADTKKIQMDGLDAYQISYSPVRGIQSRAYFVVKNNKWIRVTFNLATEMAKDFLPAFEKSVTSLKLK; translated from the coding sequence ATGTATTTAAGAATTACGGAAAGGGTCTTGGTCTTTCTATCGTTATCCATCGCGTTTGTTGCGTGCCAGAAGAGCGGTCCTGTCGCACTGCCACCTCTCACGGATTACAGGGACGGCTCTAATCTCTTCGCCATTAAAATCCCCGCGGCATGGCAGCAATCGAGCGAGCCGGGCAACCTGAACCTCTATAACACACAAGATGCGTGGAATAGATTTGCCGACCCGACCACGAATTCCAAGACGGCCGTTAGGATACACGTGTATGCCGAGCCTGCGGGCGCCAAGAAACTCGATGAAGTTGCAGAAAGCTTTAAGTCAGAACTTCGACAGGAGCAAGCTCAGATTGATCCTGACGTCCCGACCACCATCAGCGGCGTTCCTGCTGTGAAAATTCCGTACCAGCTGAAGCTTGACGACAAGAACACCATCTATTCATATCGCGTGCTCGCGGTGTCGGACAGCAATACGTACGGGTATGAATGCGACGGATTCAACCAGGACTTCAAGAATTACTCCGATGTGTTCGACAGCATCATGCTGACCTACCGGATCATACCGAAGGCCGTGCAGACCCAGCAGCTTCCCGAGGACCTGATCCCCTCGCAGGTATTCTCGACTTATCAGAACGACGTGTTTGCTATCCAATACCCCGATAACTTCAAGGCGGCGTCGCTGCCGGCGTCCGGCGATATACAATCATCGGAGAAATTCTCGGGCTATAGAAGCGACTGCACGATCCAGGTCGACGTCCTTGATGCGAAGAAGCTGACCGTCCAGAAGGTTTTCGACCAGAATAAGGGCAAGTACCCGAATGTTGCGGATACGAAAAAGATCCAGATGGACGGGCTCGACGCGTATCAGATCAGCTATTCTCCAGTCAGAGGAATTCAAAGCCGCGCATACTTCGTTGTCAAGAACAATAAGTGGATCAGGGTCACCTTCAATCTTGCCACCGAAATGGCGAAGGATTTCCTCCCGGCTTTTGAGAAATCAGTGACAAGTCTGAAACTCAAGTAG
- a CDS encoding glycerophosphodiester phosphodiesterase family protein — translation MTNTLFGDGVEFYNVAHRGFSMAAPENTMSSFQKAIEAGANMLEMDVMLTGDNHVIVFHDFSVGRTTNGTGLVKKLNLSHIRSLDAGMWFSHKYVSEQVPLLDEVLELARGKVRLNVEMKHRRRNGAAALVDRCLKIVDRHRMNDDVLFSSFNLEALRHLHDRSPHLRIAPLYRHNLNPTRRSFPLRYGAQGVVLNHLFLNRATVDQFHRLGIHVFVYTVNNLRRIEKMFRIGVDGIVSDNPAAVNSTTRKFLVRF, via the coding sequence GTGACTAACACGTTGTTTGGAGACGGGGTAGAATTCTACAACGTGGCGCACAGGGGCTTTTCAATGGCGGCGCCTGAAAATACAATGTCGTCTTTCCAAAAGGCAATAGAGGCCGGCGCGAACATGCTCGAAATGGACGTCATGCTCACCGGCGATAACCACGTGATAGTTTTCCATGACTTCAGTGTGGGAAGAACAACAAACGGGACCGGGCTCGTCAAGAAGCTTAATCTCAGCCACATAAGGTCGCTCGATGCCGGGATGTGGTTCTCCCATAAGTACGTGTCGGAACAGGTCCCGCTCCTCGATGAGGTCCTCGAGCTGGCGAGAGGGAAAGTCCGGCTCAATGTCGAAATGAAACACAGGCGGCGAAATGGAGCGGCGGCGCTCGTGGATAGATGTCTGAAAATAGTCGACCGTCATCGAATGAATGACGATGTCCTTTTCTCCTCGTTCAACCTCGAAGCGCTGAGACATCTGCACGACAGGTCACCGCACCTGAGGATTGCTCCTCTCTACAGGCATAATCTGAATCCGACGCGCCGATCATTCCCGCTTCGATACGGTGCGCAAGGTGTAGTACTCAACCATTTATTCCTGAATCGGGCAACCGTGGATCAGTTTCACAGACTCGGCATACATGTTTTCGTGTACACCGTAAATAATCTGCGCAGGATAGAAAAAATGTTCCGGATAGGTGTGGATGGGATAGTTTCCGATAATCCTGCCGCTGTAAATTCTACAACCAGGAAATTCCTAGTTAGATTCTAG